From the Acidobacteriota bacterium genome, one window contains:
- the elbB gene encoding isoprenoid biosynthesis glyoxalase ElbB — protein MPKVGVVLSGCGVFDGSEIHEAVLTLLALDRRGAEVVCMAPASDQAHVVDHARGDVSAGERRNVLVESARIARGVIRDISGVRAVELDALVLPGGYGAAKNLSDFASKGADCAVHPEVARLILEMHAAGKPIGAICIAPAVLARVLGQKRIAARLTIGTDAGTAGAIVAMGGIHVTCPVRECVVDREHKIVSTPAYMLAQRIAEVADGIDGAVAALLALIG, from the coding sequence ATGCCGAAAGTGGGCGTGGTGTTGTCCGGTTGCGGCGTGTTCGACGGTTCGGAAATCCACGAAGCGGTGCTCACGCTGCTGGCCCTGGACCGGCGGGGTGCCGAGGTGGTCTGCATGGCGCCGGCGTCCGATCAGGCGCACGTCGTCGATCACGCGCGGGGTGATGTGAGCGCCGGTGAACGGCGGAATGTGCTGGTGGAATCGGCCCGGATCGCCCGCGGCGTCATCCGCGACATCAGCGGAGTCCGGGCGGTCGAACTCGACGCGCTGGTCCTGCCCGGTGGTTACGGCGCAGCCAAGAACCTGAGCGATTTCGCGTCCAAGGGGGCGGACTGCGCGGTGCATCCTGAGGTGGCTCGGCTGATCCTGGAGATGCATGCCGCCGGCAAGCCTATCGGCGCCATCTGCATCGCGCCGGCCGTGCTGGCCCGTGTGCTTGGACAGAAGCGGATCGCCGCCCGGCTGACCATCGGCACGGACGCGGGCACCGCCGGCGCGATCGTCGCCATGGGCGGCATCCATGTCACATGTCCGGTGCGTGAGTGCGTGGTTGATCGCGAGCACAAAATAGTGTCCACGCCGGCTTACATGCTGGCCCAGCGCATCGCCGAAGTGGCGGACGGCATCGACGGAGCGGTGGCGGCCCTGCTGGCACTCATTGGTTGA
- a CDS encoding ferrous iron transporter B: MPASSRNTRTIILVGNPNVGKSVIFSQITGKYAIVSNYPGTTVEVSRCQLRIDGQPYEIIDTPGVNSLVPQSEDEKVTRDVILAARPDAIVQIGDAKNLRRTLFLTLQLAEFGIPMILNLNMIDDCRARGIEIDTAGLAAWLGIPVNTSIATMGVGIHQLLRLIPKAAAPRHPGGFDPRLTDPVRALLPPMVPSALGVEWLVNAEAADLNALRALVTPDQMARLKALADDLSQHAAINPRTHFDIVRNRLLDAWIPRLKTQHAATAGGRPATLGYRTSLMLLGVGAAVHLSHWFLPLFGLSSPIQRVGRILVALVPADAASTGWTNRLFTATDGPGLLVGEFGLLHPLLTVTLFQLLPVVLPLFYLLKQHPQFAMDLDRQSRRPIVGLGILAACLSVVYLFVGVIGAQILVGFLEDRLFGDVLNPVMARWIGWIPSAFVQDLITGSYGLWSMGLTYAIAIVLPIVGAFFLAFGFLEDSGYLPRLAILVNQVFRRIGLNGKAVLPMVLGLGCGTMATMTARILNSPKERLIATLLLALGIPCSAQLGVILGVVAGVSLLVPLVLVAVVVGQMLLVGFMASRILPGERSDFVLELPPIRYPVWKNIRTKTRLRVIWFLQEAVPLFLLGTLLLFMMDRLDWLQGLITAVQPVVRHFLGLPPAAAQVFVMGLIRRDYGAVGLFDMVQHGALTANQLAVALVVLTLFVPCVANIFVIFKEQGWKRAAAIITFVIAVAIVSGGVVHGLLRLLHITL; encoded by the coding sequence ATGCCCGCATCCAGCCGGAACACCCGCACGATCATCCTTGTCGGCAACCCCAATGTCGGCAAATCGGTGATCTTCAGCCAGATCACCGGCAAGTATGCGATCGTCTCCAACTACCCCGGCACCACGGTGGAAGTCTCGCGCTGCCAGCTGCGGATCGACGGCCAGCCCTACGAGATCATCGACACACCAGGCGTGAACAGCCTGGTGCCCCAGTCCGAGGACGAGAAAGTCACCCGGGACGTGATCCTGGCCGCTCGGCCGGATGCGATCGTCCAGATCGGTGATGCCAAGAATCTGCGGCGCACCCTGTTTCTGACCTTGCAGCTGGCCGAGTTCGGCATCCCCATGATTCTCAACCTGAACATGATCGACGATTGCCGGGCGCGCGGCATCGAGATCGACACAGCCGGTCTCGCGGCGTGGCTCGGCATTCCGGTCAACACATCCATCGCCACCATGGGCGTGGGCATCCACCAATTGCTCCGTCTCATCCCAAAGGCCGCCGCACCCCGGCACCCCGGCGGGTTCGATCCGCGTCTCACCGACCCGGTCCGGGCACTGCTGCCCCCGATGGTCCCGTCCGCGCTGGGCGTAGAGTGGCTGGTCAACGCCGAGGCGGCCGACCTCAACGCCCTGCGCGCCCTGGTCACCCCGGACCAGATGGCCCGCCTGAAGGCATTGGCCGACGATCTGAGTCAGCATGCAGCGATCAACCCACGCACTCATTTCGACATCGTGCGGAACCGGCTGCTGGACGCCTGGATCCCCCGACTCAAGACACAGCACGCCGCAACCGCCGGCGGCCGGCCGGCGACGCTGGGCTATCGGACCAGTCTGATGCTCCTGGGCGTTGGGGCGGCGGTGCACCTGTCCCACTGGTTTCTGCCGCTCTTCGGGCTGTCGTCGCCGATCCAGCGAGTCGGCCGGATCCTGGTGGCACTCGTCCCGGCCGACGCCGCGTCCACCGGCTGGACCAACCGACTGTTCACGGCGACCGACGGCCCGGGACTCCTCGTCGGCGAATTCGGCCTGCTGCACCCGCTGCTGACCGTCACACTGTTCCAATTGCTGCCGGTCGTTCTGCCACTGTTTTACCTGCTGAAGCAGCATCCTCAATTCGCCATGGATCTGGACCGGCAGTCACGCCGTCCGATCGTCGGACTGGGCATTCTGGCCGCCTGCCTGAGTGTGGTTTACCTGTTCGTGGGTGTGATCGGCGCCCAGATCCTGGTGGGCTTCCTGGAAGACCGTCTGTTTGGCGATGTGCTCAATCCGGTGATGGCCCGCTGGATCGGCTGGATCCCGTCCGCCTTCGTGCAGGATCTGATCACCGGGTCCTATGGACTCTGGTCCATGGGCTTGACCTACGCGATCGCCATCGTGCTGCCAATCGTCGGCGCTTTCTTTTTGGCGTTCGGGTTCCTGGAAGACAGCGGGTACCTGCCGCGGCTGGCCATACTGGTCAATCAGGTCTTCCGGCGCATCGGACTCAACGGCAAGGCAGTCCTGCCCATGGTGTTGGGACTGGGCTGCGGCACCATGGCCACGATGACCGCCCGCATCCTCAATTCCCCCAAGGAGCGCCTGATCGCCACCCTTTTGCTGGCTCTAGGCATACCCTGCTCGGCCCAGCTCGGCGTGATACTGGGCGTCGTCGCCGGCGTCTCCCTGCTGGTGCCGCTGGTGCTGGTCGCCGTCGTCGTCGGGCAGATGTTGCTGGTGGGCTTCATGGCCAGCCGGATTCTGCCAGGAGAGCGCAGCGATTTCGTGCTGGAATTGCCGCCCATCCGCTATCCGGTCTGGAAGAACATCCGCACCAAGACCCGTCTGCGCGTCATCTGGTTCCTGCAGGAGGCGGTCCCCCTGTTCCTGCTCGGCACGTTGCTCCTTTTCATGATGGACCGCCTGGACTGGTTGCAGGGGCTCATCACTGCCGTCCAGCCGGTCGTGCGGCATTTTCTCGGCCTGCCTCCCGCCGCGGCCCAGGTTTTTGTCATGGGTCTGATCCGGCGCGATTACGGCGCCGTCGGCTTGTTCGACATGGTGCAACACGGCGCGCTGACCGCCAACCAGTTGGCCGTCGCACTGGTCGTGCTCACGCTTTTCGTCCCCTGCGTGGCGAATATCTTTGTCATCTTCAAGGAACAGGGATGGAAGCGGGCGGCGGCCATCATCACCTTTGTAATCGCAGTTGCGATCGTGTCGGGGGGGGTGGTGCACGGGCTCCTGCGCCTGCTGCACATCACACTGTGA
- a CDS encoding metal-dependent transcriptional regulator, whose translation MRQELIDECLERIWVLAEAGPLSPDALLARHPHFLTEENLQVLRELGLVDLSPGQVRLTSMGRTKAREIVRSHRLAERLLVDVLGMDDRRIEEEACTFEHNLTPGIVDSICTLLGHPRFCPHQQPIPDGECCRRELDSVAALVTALSALRVGETATVAYLNSTNFPRIKKLYAFGIVPGVTVELLQRSPAYVLKVEETQVALESCLAADIFVRRCPSGR comes from the coding sequence ATGCGTCAGGAACTGATCGACGAATGCCTCGAACGCATCTGGGTACTGGCGGAGGCGGGCCCGCTGAGTCCCGACGCCTTGCTGGCCCGGCATCCGCATTTCTTAACCGAAGAAAACCTGCAGGTCCTGCGGGAGCTGGGGCTCGTGGATCTGTCGCCCGGTCAGGTGCGCCTGACGTCGATGGGCCGGACCAAGGCGCGTGAGATTGTCCGCAGCCACCGTCTTGCGGAGCGCCTCCTGGTGGACGTCCTCGGCATGGACGACCGCCGGATCGAGGAGGAAGCCTGCACCTTCGAGCACAATCTCACACCCGGCATCGTGGATTCGATCTGCACCTTGCTGGGTCACCCCCGATTCTGCCCCCATCAGCAACCGATCCCCGACGGTGAATGCTGCCGGCGGGAACTCGACTCGGTGGCGGCGTTGGTCACCGCGCTGTCAGCTCTGCGCGTCGGCGAGACGGCCACCGTCGCTTACTTGAACTCCACAAATTTTCCCCGGATCAAGAAACTCTACGCCTTCGGCATCGTGCCGGGCGTGACGGTGGAACTGCTCCAGCGATCGCCGGCCTATGTGCTCAAGGTCGAAGAAACCCAGGTGGCGCTGGAGTCGTGCCTGGCGGCGGATATCTTCGTGCGTCGCTGCCCGAGCGGCCGCTAG